The sequence ACGTGCAGGCGGAGACGCAGGGCGACGAGCGCGGGGCGCTGCTGGCGTTCGTGGAGGAGCAGCGCGGCGGAATCCGCAGGGCGCTGCTGGGGCTGACCGAGGAACAGGCCCGGCTGCGCCCGAGCGCCAGCGAGCTGTCTCTGGGCGGGCTGCTCAAGCATGTCGTCGAGGTCGAGCAGGGCTGGGTGGCCCGTGCCAAGCAGGAGCCGCCGGCCATCCACCGCGACGAGTCGAACTGGCACGAGACCTTCCAGCTGGTCGGGGACGAGACGGTCGCCTCGCAGCTCGCGTACTGGGAGCAGGTCGCCGCCGAGACGGAGAAGTTCGTCCGCTCCGCGCCCAGCCTGGACGACACGTTCCCGCTGCCGAACGACCCCTGGTTCCCGCCCGAGGCCCGGGTCTCCCTGCGCTGGCTGTGCCTGCACCTGATCCGCGAGACGGCCCGGCACGCGGGGCACGCCGACATCATCCGCGAGTCCCTGGACGGCAGGACGGCGTTCGAGCTGGTGGCCCTGGAGCAGGCGGGCTAGCCGCGCGGCAATAACCTGGACGGCATGTCAGCGATCCGTCTTCTCGTGCTGGGCGCCGTCCGCCAGCACGGGCGGGCCCACGGCTACCAGGTGCGCAACGACCTGGAGTACTGGGGCGCGCACGAGTGGTCCAACGCCAAGCCGGGCTCCATCTACCACGCCCTGAAGCAGATGGAGAAGCAGGGGCTGCTGCACGCGCACGAGATCGCGCCGTCCACCGCCGGGGGCCCGCCGCGCACCGAGTACGAGATCACGGACCGGGGCGTGGAGGAGTTCTTCCGGCTGCTGCGCGAGTCCCTGGTCGCCTACGACCAGAAGATGGACATCCAGTCGGCGGCCATCGGCTTCCTGGTCGAGCTGGAGCGCGCCGAGGCGCTGGACCTGCTCGGGGAGCGGATCCGGCGGATCGAGGAGTGGCGCGCCGCCGTCACGGAGCACTACATCCCCGAGGACGGTCCCGAACAGCTCGGCCACATCGGCGAGATCATGAACCTCTGGGTCCACACGGCCGACTCCGACGCGGCCTGGACCCGGGGGCTGATCGCCCGTCTGGAGGCGGGCGCCTACACGTTCGCCGGCGAGGGCGAGCCGTTCGTGGGCGTGCTCCCCGAGGGCCGGGAGAACCCGTACGCGACAGGGGAGCGGCACCCGGGGGACGACCGCTGACACGGCGGAAGGCCTACTGATCAAGTTTGACCAATGAACGGGACGGCGTTACCTTCGATGAGTAGTCAAGTTTGACTAGCGAGGGAGCGGCACGTGGCCGACACGGCGATCACCGTCGAGGACGCACGCAAGACCTACGGCACCAGACACGCCCTGGACGGGCTCGACCTGCATGTCGCACGGGGCACCGTGCACGCGGTGCTCGGGCCCAACGGGGCGGGCAAGACCACCTTGGTCCGGATTCTGTCCACCCTGCTCAGGCCGGACGGCGGCCGCGTCGAGGTCGCCGGGCTCGACGCGCTCACCGAGGCCCGCGCGGTCCGCCGGCGCATCGGTCTGCTGGGCCAGTACGCGGCGCTGGACGAACAGCTGGACGGCCGGCAGAACCTGCAGATGTTCGCCCGCCTGCACCACCTCGGCGCCCGCCCCGCGCGCGTGCGCGCCGCGGAGCTCCTGGAGCGCTTCGACCTCGCCGGCACCGGCCGCACCCCGGTCGCCCGCTACAGCGGCGGCATGCGCCGCCGTCTCGACCTCGCCGCCTCCCTGATCACCGATCCCGAGGTGCTGTTCCTGGACGAGCCGACGACCGGACTCGACCCGCGCGGCCGCGCGGAGGTCTGGGCCGCCGTCCGCTCCCTGGTCGGCGGCGGCACGACCGTCCTGCTCACCACCCAGTACCTGGAGGAGGCGGACCAGCTCGCCCACCGCGTCGCGTTCGTGGACCGCGGCCGGGTCGTCGCCGACGGCACCCCCGACGAGCTGAAGACGCTCACCGGCGGCGACCGCCTCGACGTCGTCCTGCGCGACGCGGGCCAACTCGGCGCGGCCGTCGCCCTGCTGCCCGTCACCGGCGTCTCGGTGGACACCGACCGCCGACTGCTCAGCGCCCCGGTCACCGACCGTATGAGCGCGCTCTCCGGGGTCGTACACGCCCTGGAGGCCGCCGGCATCGAGGCGGCGGACGTCGCCCTGCGCCGGCCCACCCTGGACGAGGTGTTCCTGTACCTCACCGGCGACGTGAACCGAGTGAAGGAGGCCGCGTGATGGCGGTGTCCCCGTCCGCTCAGTACGTCCTGACCGACTCCTGGACCATGACCCGGCGCGAACTCGCCCGCTGGGCACGGCAGCCAGGGCAGGTGCTGGTCGCCCTGGTCTTCCCGGTGATGCTGCTGCTGATGTTCGGCTACCTGATCGGCGGCGGCCGGGGCGTCGCCGGCGACTACGTCGACTACCTGGTGCCCGGCATGCTCGCGCTCACCATGGCCTTCGGCCTGGAGGGCACGATGCTCAACGTCACCCAGGACCTCACCAAGGGCGTCATCGACCGCTTCCGGTCCCTGCCCATGGCGGACGGCGCCGTCCTGGTGGGCCGTTCGGCGGCCGACATGCTCCAGTCGACGGCCGGACTCGCGCTGATGACGGGTGTGGCGTACGCGCTGGGCTGGCGGGCGCACGCCGGCCCCGGCGCCTTCCTGGGCGCCGTGGGCCTGCTGCTCCTGCTCCGCTTCGCCATGCTCTGGGTGGGCATCCACCTGGCCCTGATCGCCGGCCGGCCCGAGATGGTCCAGGCGGTCCAGATCCTCATCTGGCCGGTCGGTTTCCTCTCCAACGCCCTCGCCACACCGGACGCCATGCCCGGCTGGCTGGGCACGGCCGTCCAGTGGAACCCCCTCTCCCGCACGGCCACGGCCGTACGGGACCTGCTCGGCGGCCAGGGCGGCGAGCAGGGGCACGTCTGGGCGGCCGTCGCCTGGCCGCTGGGTCTGCTGGCCGTGTTCCTCCCGTTGGCCGTGGGGAAGTTCGCGCGGCTGGGCCGCTAGCGCCTGCCCGCCGGACGCGGCCTAGTGGTGGAAGCCGGTGGCCGCCTCCTTGTCCCGGGTCAGGGGGTGCGGCTGCCGGCGAAGCTCGGGCACCAGACGGGTCAGGTCGTCCAGGAACAGGTCCGCGAGGTCGTGCGAGAAGCCGTTGCGGCACACGATCCGGATCACGGAGAGATCCTCCCGGTTGGCCGGGAAGGTGTACGCGGGCACCAGCCAGCCGTTCTCGCGCAGCCGCCGGGAGACGTCGAAGACGTCGTACGACGTCACGTCCGCGGCGGTGGTGAAGGCGAACACCGGCAGCTCGTCGCCGTGTGTGAGCAGCCGGAAGTCGTCCAGCGCCCCGATCCTGCCGGCGACGTACCGCGCCGTGTCCCGTGTCGACTGCTGCACCGCCCGGTAGCCCTCCCGGCCCAGCCGCAGGAACGTGTAGTACTGCGCCACCACCTGGGAGCCGGGGCGGGAGAAGTTGAGCGCGAAGGTCGGCATGTCGCCGCCCAGATAGTTCACCCGGAAGACCAGTTCCTCGGGCAGCGCCTCCTTGTCCCGCCACAGGGCCCAGCCGACGCCCGGGTAGACCAGGCCGTACTTGTGGCCCGAGGTGTTGATCGAGGCCACGCGCGGGAGGCGGAAGTCCCACACCAGCTCCTCGTCCAGGAAGGGCGCCACCATGGCCCCGGACGCGCCGTCCACATGCACCGGGACGTCCAGGCCGGTGCGCTCCTGAAGGGCGTCCAGGGCCGCGCACAGGTCCGCGATCGGCTCGTAGGACCCGTCGAAGGTGGAGCCGAGGATGCCGACGACCCCGATGGTGTTCTCGTCGCACAGCTCGGCCGCCGCCTGCGGGTCGAGGTGGTACCGGTCGCCCTCCATGGGGACCAGGCGGGCCTCCACCTCCCAGAAGTTGCAGAACTTCTCCCAGCAGACCTGCACGTTGATGCCCATGATCAGGTTCGGGCGGGCGCCCGGGTAGCGGTCGGCGTTGCGCTTCGCCCAGCGCCGCTTCAGCGCCATCCCGGCGAGCATGCACGCCTCGCTGGACCCCGTGGTCGAACAGCCCACGGCGGCCGACGGGTCCGGCGCGTTCCACAGGTCGGCGAGGATCGCCACACAGCGCCGCTCCAGCTCGGCGGTGCGCGGGTACTCGTCCTTGTCGATCATGTTCTTGTCCCGGCACTCCGCCATCAGCACCCCGGCCTGCGGCTCCATCCAGGTGGTGACGAAGGTCGCCAGGTTCAGCCGGGAGTTGCCGTCCAGCATCAGCTCGTCGTGCACGATCTGCGCCGCCGTGGTGGGAGGCAGGGGCGCATCGGGGAGCCGGTGC is a genomic window of Streptomyces griseochromogenes containing:
- a CDS encoding DinB family protein; the protein is MVTHVQAETQGDERGALLAFVEEQRGGIRRALLGLTEEQARLRPSASELSLGGLLKHVVEVEQGWVARAKQEPPAIHRDESNWHETFQLVGDETVASQLAYWEQVAAETEKFVRSAPSLDDTFPLPNDPWFPPEARVSLRWLCLHLIRETARHAGHADIIRESLDGRTAFELVALEQAG
- a CDS encoding PadR family transcriptional regulator yields the protein MSAIRLLVLGAVRQHGRAHGYQVRNDLEYWGAHEWSNAKPGSIYHALKQMEKQGLLHAHEIAPSTAGGPPRTEYEITDRGVEEFFRLLRESLVAYDQKMDIQSAAIGFLVELERAEALDLLGERIRRIEEWRAAVTEHYIPEDGPEQLGHIGEIMNLWVHTADSDAAWTRGLIARLEAGAYTFAGEGEPFVGVLPEGRENPYATGERHPGDDR
- a CDS encoding ATP-binding cassette domain-containing protein, encoding MADTAITVEDARKTYGTRHALDGLDLHVARGTVHAVLGPNGAGKTTLVRILSTLLRPDGGRVEVAGLDALTEARAVRRRIGLLGQYAALDEQLDGRQNLQMFARLHHLGARPARVRAAELLERFDLAGTGRTPVARYSGGMRRRLDLAASLITDPEVLFLDEPTTGLDPRGRAEVWAAVRSLVGGGTTVLLTTQYLEEADQLAHRVAFVDRGRVVADGTPDELKTLTGGDRLDVVLRDAGQLGAAVALLPVTGVSVDTDRRLLSAPVTDRMSALSGVVHALEAAGIEAADVALRRPTLDEVFLYLTGDVNRVKEAA
- a CDS encoding ABC transporter permease, producing MAVSPSAQYVLTDSWTMTRRELARWARQPGQVLVALVFPVMLLLMFGYLIGGGRGVAGDYVDYLVPGMLALTMAFGLEGTMLNVTQDLTKGVIDRFRSLPMADGAVLVGRSAADMLQSTAGLALMTGVAYALGWRAHAGPGAFLGAVGLLLLLRFAMLWVGIHLALIAGRPEMVQAVQILIWPVGFLSNALATPDAMPGWLGTAVQWNPLSRTATAVRDLLGGQGGEQGHVWAAVAWPLGLLAVFLPLAVGKFARLGR
- a CDS encoding glutamate decarboxylase, producing the protein MALHKGPEKHDERPVSVNPFFGEANPVVEMTEAPPKHRLPDAPLPPTTAAQIVHDELMLDGNSRLNLATFVTTWMEPQAGVLMAECRDKNMIDKDEYPRTAELERRCVAILADLWNAPDPSAAVGCSTTGSSEACMLAGMALKRRWAKRNADRYPGARPNLIMGINVQVCWEKFCNFWEVEARLVPMEGDRYHLDPQAAAELCDENTIGVVGILGSTFDGSYEPIADLCAALDALQERTGLDVPVHVDGASGAMVAPFLDEELVWDFRLPRVASINTSGHKYGLVYPGVGWALWRDKEALPEELVFRVNYLGGDMPTFALNFSRPGSQVVAQYYTFLRLGREGYRAVQQSTRDTARYVAGRIGALDDFRLLTHGDELPVFAFTTAADVTSYDVFDVSRRLRENGWLVPAYTFPANREDLSVIRIVCRNGFSHDLADLFLDDLTRLVPELRRQPHPLTRDKEAATGFHH